One genomic region from Neisseria weaveri encodes:
- the greA gene encoding transcription elongation factor GreA: MQKIPLTVRGAELLKQELQHLKSVARPEVIEAIAEARSHGDLSENAEYEAAKERQGFIEGRIAEVENKLSLAHIINPAEIHAEGKVVFGATVTIEDLANGEQSRYQIVGEDEADIKENKIFVGSPIARALIGKEEGDVAEVEAPSGIREYDIVKIEYI, from the coding sequence ATGCAAAAAATCCCGTTGACCGTGCGTGGTGCCGAATTATTAAAACAAGAACTGCAGCATTTGAAGAGTGTTGCCCGTCCGGAGGTGATTGAAGCCATCGCGGAAGCCCGTTCGCACGGCGATTTGTCTGAAAATGCGGAATACGAGGCGGCTAAAGAACGCCAAGGCTTTATTGAAGGCCGCATTGCCGAAGTGGAAAACAAGCTGTCTTTGGCGCATATCATCAATCCTGCCGAGATTCATGCCGAAGGCAAAGTGGTTTTCGGTGCTACCGTTACCATCGAAGATTTGGCAAACGGCGAGCAGTCCAGATACCAAATTGTCGGTGAAGATGAAGCCGATATCAAAGAGAACAAAATTTTTGTAGGCTCTCCGATTGCCCGCGCCTTGATCGGTAAAGAAGAGGGCGATGTGGCCGAAGTGGAAGCGCCGAGCGGTATCCGCGAATACGATATTGTGAAAATCGAATATATTTAA
- a CDS encoding DUF4149 domain-containing protein, which produces MNKLAGVLAAVWLGLQLSVGYLFAPVLFQNMTKMEAGKLAGFMFDIVSYTGLAIWLLVYLIGRHELSRSLMRTHTNKFVAALLALMAVNQFLVSPVIEAYKNNTGNWLLSLVGGSFGQWHGVSSIIYMVCSLLAVGLVFRLVKLDWY; this is translated from the coding sequence ATGAATAAGTTGGCTGGTGTGCTGGCTGCGGTGTGGTTGGGTCTGCAATTGTCCGTGGGGTATCTGTTTGCTCCGGTTCTTTTTCAAAATATGACCAAAATGGAAGCGGGTAAGCTGGCCGGCTTTATGTTCGACATTGTTTCTTATACCGGATTGGCTATTTGGCTGCTGGTGTATTTGATCGGCAGGCATGAGTTGAGCCGTAGCTTGATGCGTACGCATACTAATAAATTTGTGGCGGCTTTGCTGGCTTTGATGGCGGTCAACCAGTTTTTGGTCAGCCCGGTTATCGAGGCATATAAAAACAATACCGGTAATTGGTTGTTGTCTTTGGTTGGCGGCTCTTTCGGGCAGTGGCACGGCGTGTCCAGCATTATTTACATGGTGTGCAGTTTGTTGGCTGTAGGTTTGGTTTTCCGTTTGGTTAAGCTGGATTGGTATTAA
- a CDS encoding YceI family protein — protein sequence MFKQSLIVAASLLALAACSPANESAQNTQPVAEAAQAVPQTPADWEVSNATITFLSSKINKQLNSVTEQSRFTASQAVLGKDGGFKMEVDLSSVNTGIEIRDQRLKDWVFETAKFAKANVTGTVDVDAVSKLAVGETINLKQPLVLDIHGKQLNLEADLAAQRISADKIMVSTLSPVLLDIKAMDMVGGVAQLVEVMGLSSIVEQVPVSFNAEFTRKK from the coding sequence ATGTTTAAACAATCATTAATCGTTGCCGCTTCTTTATTGGCTTTGGCAGCCTGCTCGCCGGCTAACGAAAGCGCACAAAACACACAACCTGTTGCAGAAGCTGCGCAAGCCGTTCCGCAAACCCCCGCCGATTGGGAAGTATCCAACGCAACCATCACATTCCTGAGCAGTAAAATCAACAAACAGCTGAACAGCGTTACCGAGCAATCACGCTTTACCGCCAGCCAAGCCGTGTTGGGTAAAGACGGCGGATTCAAAATGGAAGTGGATTTGAGCAGCGTAAACACCGGCATCGAAATCCGCGACCAACGTTTGAAAGATTGGGTTTTCGAAACCGCTAAATTCGCCAAAGCCAACGTAACCGGCACCGTAGATGTAGATGCCGTAAGCAAACTGGCCGTAGGCGAAACCATCAACCTGAAACAGCCTTTGGTGTTGGACATCCACGGCAAACAGCTGAATCTGGAAGCCGACCTGGCCGCACAACGCATCAGCGCAGACAAAATCATGGTCAGCACGTTAAGCCCCGTTTTGCTCGATATCAAAGCGATGGACATGGTTGGCGGCGTAGCACAGCTGGTTGAAGTAATGGGCTTAAGCTCTATCGTTGAGCAAGTTCCCGTGTCTTTCAATGCCGAATTTACCCGCAAAAAATAA
- a CDS encoding fumarylacetoacetate hydrolase family protein produces MVSVVLEKQQVSINNIYCIGRNYVDHIAELKNETPTEPVVFMKPNNSVLNAGGIIRLPEYSSSVHYECELVLLVGRDEDGNNEADIMGCVAGYAVGLDLTARDVQGRLKEKGLPWTKAKGFRNSACVSDFIAAQRLSEPQNCSFSLHVNGVQKQHGQTSHMIYSLPQILADLAKTYGLKQGDVVYTGTPAGVGQLNTGDKLHLALEDLVNAEFIVG; encoded by the coding sequence ATGGTAAGTGTAGTATTGGAAAAGCAGCAGGTAAGTATCAATAATATTTACTGTATCGGTCGGAATTATGTGGATCATATTGCCGAATTAAAAAACGAAACACCGACCGAGCCGGTGGTGTTTATGAAGCCCAACAACAGTGTATTGAATGCAGGCGGAATTATCCGTTTGCCCGAATACAGCAGTTCAGTTCATTATGAATGCGAGTTGGTGCTGTTGGTGGGGCGTGATGAAGACGGAAACAACGAAGCGGATATTATGGGTTGTGTGGCCGGGTATGCCGTAGGATTGGATTTGACTGCCAGAGACGTACAAGGCCGTCTGAAAGAAAAAGGTTTGCCGTGGACAAAAGCCAAAGGGTTTAGAAATTCGGCTTGCGTATCGGATTTTATTGCGGCTCAACGTTTGTCCGAGCCTCAGAATTGCAGCTTTTCCCTACATGTTAATGGTGTGCAAAAACAACACGGGCAAACTTCTCACATGATTTATTCTCTGCCGCAAATTCTAGCCGATTTGGCAAAAACCTACGGTTTGAAACAAGGTGATGTGGTTTATACGGGAACGCCGGCCGGAGTCGGGCAGTTGAATACGGGCGATAAGCTGCATTTGGCTTTGGAGGATTTGGTAAACGCGGAGTTTATCGTCGGTTAA
- a CDS encoding LemA family protein — translation MEILISLLLVVIGIIIPLRSYKKLVYKENAYIEAFGKIQYALTQRHKLVVKFLDEVDAYFKDRQYDSLRELEKICKRAEDQLKIASRQLDDESLQSLGKVETELNNALWRIQLKIDADKTLKNDAKVLQWLDALDEEENNVALARRNYNRAAAEYNNLCSSFPTKWFAEFFGRRSQAFDLKFEDNVAIQASPKLLG, via the coding sequence ATGGAAATCTTAATCTCACTATTACTGGTAGTAATCGGTATTATTATTCCGCTTCGCTCTTACAAAAAATTGGTTTATAAAGAGAATGCCTACATTGAGGCATTTGGAAAAATCCAATATGCGCTCACTCAAAGGCATAAGTTGGTGGTTAAATTTCTCGATGAAGTCGATGCGTATTTTAAAGACCGGCAATACGATTCCTTAAGGGAACTGGAAAAGATCTGCAAACGTGCGGAAGATCAATTGAAAATTGCTTCCCGCCAACTGGATGACGAGTCTTTGCAGTCTTTAGGCAAAGTTGAAACTGAGCTGAATAATGCTTTGTGGCGTATTCAATTGAAAATCGATGCGGACAAAACGCTGAAAAACGATGCCAAAGTGTTGCAGTGGTTGGATGCTTTGGACGAAGAAGAGAACAATGTGGCTTTGGCGCGCAGAAACTACAATCGTGCGGCAGCCGAGTATAACAACCTTTGCAGTTCGTTTCCGACCAAATGGTTTGCCGAGTTTTTCGGCAGACGTTCCCAAGCTTTCGATTTGAAGTTTGAAGATAATGTTGCCATTCAGGCAAGCCCGAAGTTATTGGGTTGA
- a CDS encoding riboflavin synthase — MFTGIVQGTGRLAGILQPAPDFRTHIVELPEHMTDNLQIGASVAHNGCCLTITEINGNLISFDLMAETLQKTNLGRLKKGDPVNLERAAKFGDEIGGHLMSGHIIATTVISRIDSNGQNKTVWFELPQALKPYILTKGFIGLDGCSLTVGDVTEQEFNVHLIPETLQRTLFGTRNAGDVVNIEIDPQTQAVVDTVLKFIQNNPQALLQNRTE; from the coding sequence ATGTTTACAGGCATCGTACAAGGTACAGGCCGCTTAGCCGGCATCCTGCAACCCGCCCCCGACTTCCGCACACACATCGTCGAACTTCCGGAACATATGACCGACAATCTGCAAATCGGCGCATCGGTTGCCCACAACGGCTGCTGTCTTACCATTACCGAAATCAACGGTAATCTGATCAGCTTCGATCTGATGGCGGAAACGCTCCAAAAAACCAATTTAGGCCGTCTGAAAAAAGGCGATCCGGTCAATCTGGAACGCGCCGCCAAATTCGGTGACGAAATCGGCGGACATCTGATGAGCGGCCACATCATCGCCACCACCGTTATCAGCCGTATAGACAGCAACGGACAAAACAAAACCGTTTGGTTCGAGCTTCCGCAAGCACTTAAGCCCTATATCCTAACCAAAGGCTTTATCGGCTTGGACGGCTGCAGCCTGACCGTCGGTGACGTTACCGAACAGGAATTCAACGTCCATCTGATTCCCGAAACACTGCAACGCACCTTGTTCGGAACACGCAATGCCGGCGATGTGGTCAATATCGAAATCGATCCGCAAACCCAAGCCGTTGTCGATACGGTATTAAAATTTATTCAAAATAATCCGCAAGCCCTGCTGCAAAACCGAACCGAATAA
- a CDS encoding acyl-CoA thioesterase, producing the protein MDTQNNGLPEHELKMSILMTPDMANFSGNVHGGDLLKLLDQVAYACASRYSGHYCVTLSVDKVTFKEPIHVGELVTFSASVNHVGRTSMEVGIRVEAQNIRERTVRHTNSCYFTMVAMDNGKPAAVPPLQLQTEAQRCRFQAAERRKALRLQMQGNSDFNCSSF; encoded by the coding sequence ATGGATACACAAAACAACGGCCTACCCGAACACGAATTAAAGATGTCTATCTTAATGACCCCCGACATGGCCAACTTCAGTGGCAACGTACACGGCGGCGATTTATTGAAACTGCTCGACCAAGTCGCCTACGCCTGCGCCAGCCGTTACAGCGGCCATTACTGCGTTACCTTATCGGTGGACAAAGTAACTTTCAAAGAACCTATTCATGTCGGCGAGCTGGTAACATTCTCGGCCAGTGTCAACCACGTCGGCCGCACTTCAATGGAAGTCGGCATCCGTGTCGAAGCACAAAATATCCGCGAACGGACCGTGCGCCATACCAACAGCTGCTACTTCACCATGGTTGCCATGGACAATGGCAAACCCGCAGCCGTTCCACCGCTGCAACTGCAAACCGAAGCCCAACGCTGCCGTTTCCAAGCGGCGGAGCGGCGCAAAGCCCTCCGCCTGCAAATGCAGGGTAACAGCGATTTCAATTGCAGCTCATTCTAA
- the ppx gene encoding exopolyphosphatase: MTAIASNILASVDLGSNSFRLQICENNNGQLKIIDSIKQMVRFAAGLDDQKHLTQEAQERALECLAKFGERLQGFKPEQVRVVATNTFRVAKNIEYFIPKAEAALGFPIEVIAGREEARLIYTGVVHTLPPNGDKMLVIDIGGGSTEFVIGSDLQPTITESLALGCVTYSMRFFPQSKVTQKDFQAAITAARTEIQRISKSMKRNGWDFAVGTSGSAKAIRDVISFECPQENDITYAGMKKIADKIIEAGSTRKARFEGMKPERIDVFAGGLAVMMAAFEELEIEKMTVTEAALRDGVFYDFIGRTLNEDMRDQTTAQFQERYHVSRNQGKRVSEAAQMFMESICFAHHVSVQDLAYWKKYINWAALLHEIGIDIAHTGYHKHSAYILENADMPGFSRKEQKILSLLVLGHRGDVRKMVERAPEQLAWYAILSLRLAALFCRARLPMNLPPYTQLRTNPSGKGFTLRISQSWLDEHPLIAGALDYEIEQWEKVNMPFNIQTT; encoded by the coding sequence ATGACAGCAATTGCTTCTAATATTCTAGCCTCCGTCGACTTAGGTTCAAACAGCTTCCGTCTGCAAATCTGCGAAAATAACAACGGCCAATTGAAAATCATCGATTCCATCAAACAAATGGTCCGTTTCGCCGCCGGTCTCGACGATCAGAAACACCTAACCCAAGAAGCTCAAGAACGCGCTCTGGAATGTTTGGCAAAATTCGGCGAACGCCTGCAAGGATTCAAACCCGAGCAGGTCCGAGTTGTCGCTACCAATACTTTCCGCGTTGCCAAAAATATCGAATATTTTATTCCCAAAGCCGAAGCCGCATTAGGTTTCCCGATTGAAGTCATCGCAGGCCGCGAAGAAGCCCGTTTGATTTATACCGGCGTAGTACACACCCTGCCGCCCAACGGCGACAAAATGCTGGTTATCGACATCGGCGGCGGCTCGACCGAGTTCGTTATCGGTTCCGACCTCCAACCCACCATTACCGAAAGCCTGGCTTTGGGTTGCGTAACCTACAGCATGCGCTTTTTCCCACAAAGCAAAGTTACCCAAAAAGACTTCCAAGCCGCCATTACCGCAGCGCGCACCGAAATCCAACGTATCAGCAAATCCATGAAACGCAACGGTTGGGATTTTGCCGTCGGCACCTCTGGTTCGGCCAAAGCCATCCGTGATGTCATTTCATTCGAATGCCCTCAAGAAAACGACATTACCTATGCCGGCATGAAGAAAATCGCCGACAAAATCATTGAAGCAGGCAGCACGCGCAAAGCCCGCTTCGAAGGCATGAAACCGGAACGCATAGATGTATTTGCAGGCGGCCTCGCCGTAATGATGGCTGCATTTGAAGAGCTGGAAATCGAAAAAATGACCGTAACCGAAGCCGCTCTGCGCGACGGCGTGTTTTACGATTTCATCGGCCGCACACTCAACGAAGATATGCGCGACCAAACCACTGCACAATTCCAAGAGCGCTACCACGTCAGCCGCAACCAAGGCAAACGCGTGTCGGAAGCCGCGCAAATGTTTATGGAAAGCATCTGCTTCGCCCATCACGTTTCCGTACAGGATTTGGCCTATTGGAAAAAATACATCAACTGGGCGGCCCTTCTGCACGAAATCGGCATCGACATCGCCCATACCGGCTATCACAAGCATTCCGCCTACATTCTGGAAAACGCCGATATGCCCGGCTTCTCGCGCAAAGAACAAAAAATCCTTTCCCTGCTGGTTTTAGGACATCGCGGCGACGTCAGAAAAATGGTCGAACGCGCCCCGGAGCAGCTGGCTTGGTACGCCATTTTGTCCTTAAGGCTCGCCGCCCTATTCTGCCGCGCCCGCCTGCCGATGAACCTGCCGCCCTATACCCAATTGCGTACCAATCCTTCCGGCAAAGGCTTTACCCTGCGCATCAGCCAAAGTTGGTTGGACGAACATCCGTTAATTGCCGGCGCATTGGATTACGAAATCGAGCAGTGGGAAAAAGTAAATATGCCGTTTAACATTCAAACCACATAA
- a CDS encoding NfeD family protein, with protein MVFWFVTAAVLLILELFIGTVYLLVVSAALFGAGFAAWLFDSFTAGVLTAAVLSALGIWWVNGWIRRHRRPKQEEDALHDLDVGQTVQVIRHMYDDIYEVSYRGALWQAKADNAESGREAVTAVVTGKGGNVLFIHLH; from the coding sequence ATGGTCTTTTGGTTTGTAACGGCTGCGGTATTGCTGATTTTGGAATTGTTTATCGGCACGGTGTATTTGCTGGTAGTCAGTGCGGCTTTGTTTGGCGCAGGTTTTGCCGCGTGGTTGTTCGACAGTTTCACGGCCGGCGTATTGACGGCTGCCGTGCTTTCGGCTTTGGGCATTTGGTGGGTAAACGGCTGGATACGCCGCCACCGCAGGCCGAAACAGGAAGAAGATGCGCTGCACGATTTGGATGTGGGGCAGACGGTTCAGGTTATCCGTCATATGTATGACGATATTTACGAAGTTTCGTACCGCGGTGCGTTGTGGCAGGCTAAAGCCGACAATGCCGAATCAGGCCGGGAAGCCGTTACGGCGGTGGTCACCGGTAAAGGCGGTAATGTTTTATTCATTCATTTACATTGA
- a CDS encoding SPFH domain-containing protein — MSFPILLLIVVVVFGFKSFIVVPQQEAYVVERLGRFHKVLNPGLNILIPFIDRVAYKHTLKEIPMDVPSQVCITRDNTQLTVDGIIYFQVTDPKLASYGSSNYIMAITQLAQTTLRSVIGRMELDKTFEERDEINSIVVAALDEAAVSWGVKVLRYEIKDLVPPQEILRSMQAQITAEREKRARIAESEGRKIEQINLASGQREAEIQQSEGEAQAAINASNGEKIARINRAQGEAEALRLVAEANADAIRQIAQALQTPGGNEAVNLKVAEQYVEAFAKLAKESNTLIMPANVADIGSLVSAGLKIVEGNKQVSGKL; from the coding sequence TTGAGTTTTCCGATTCTGCTGCTGATTGTGGTAGTGGTATTCGGTTTTAAATCGTTTATCGTTGTGCCGCAGCAGGAAGCTTATGTTGTCGAGCGTTTGGGACGTTTTCACAAAGTGTTGAATCCGGGTTTGAACATTCTGATTCCGTTTATCGACCGCGTGGCTTATAAGCATACGTTGAAAGAAATTCCGATGGATGTGCCCAGCCAAGTTTGTATTACGCGCGACAATACTCAGCTGACGGTGGACGGCATCATCTATTTTCAGGTAACTGATCCCAAGCTCGCTTCTTACGGTTCGAGCAACTACATTATGGCGATTACCCAGTTGGCGCAAACTACGCTGCGTTCGGTAATCGGCCGCATGGAGTTGGATAAAACCTTTGAAGAACGTGATGAAATCAACAGTATTGTTGTGGCGGCTTTGGACGAAGCGGCGGTTTCGTGGGGCGTGAAAGTGTTGCGCTATGAGATTAAAGACTTGGTGCCGCCGCAAGAAATTCTGCGTTCGATGCAGGCGCAGATTACGGCGGAGCGTGAGAAGCGTGCGCGTATCGCCGAGTCTGAAGGCCGCAAGATCGAGCAGATCAATTTGGCCAGCGGTCAGCGTGAAGCGGAAATCCAACAGTCCGAAGGTGAGGCGCAAGCGGCGATTAATGCGTCAAACGGTGAAAAAATCGCCCGAATCAACCGCGCCCAGGGTGAGGCCGAAGCTCTGCGTTTGGTAGCGGAAGCCAATGCCGATGCCATCCGCCAAATCGCCCAAGCCCTGCAAACGCCGGGCGGCAATGAAGCGGTAAACTTGAAAGTGGCCGAGCAGTATGTGGAAGCTTTTGCCAAGTTGGCCAAAGAAAGCAATACTTTGATTATGCCGGCCAATGTTGCCGATATCGGCAGTTTGGTATCTGCCGGGTTGAAGATTGTGGAAGGGAACAAACAGGTTTCCGGCAAACTGTGA
- the rlmB gene encoding 23S rRNA (guanosine(2251)-2'-O)-methyltransferase RlmB — translation MANQRLIYGFHAVNARLWQNPKSITELYVQEGKHDTRTREVLEKAAAENVRVHFAAAERLNTISKGARHQGVVGFIDASKNHVHLEDVLENLREPALLLVLDGITDPHNLGACLRTADAMGVHAVIAPKDKSAGLNATVSKVACGAAETVPYITVTNLARTLRELKEYGIWVVGTDMGGEADLYHAKLPESIAWVMGNEGEGMRRLTREHCDMLVSVPMFGTVESMNVSVTAGMVLSETRRQRVLQSEQ, via the coding sequence ATGGCAAACCAACGACTTATCTACGGCTTCCACGCCGTTAACGCCCGATTGTGGCAAAACCCGAAAAGCATCACCGAACTGTATGTCCAAGAAGGCAAACACGACACCCGCACCCGAGAAGTGTTGGAAAAAGCCGCCGCCGAAAACGTGCGCGTGCATTTTGCCGCTGCCGAACGCTTAAACACCATCAGCAAAGGCGCGCGCCATCAAGGTGTGGTCGGCTTTATCGACGCCTCCAAAAACCACGTCCATCTCGAAGACGTGTTGGAAAACCTGCGCGAACCGGCGCTGCTGCTGGTGCTTGACGGCATTACCGACCCGCACAACCTCGGCGCGTGCCTGCGTACCGCCGACGCAATGGGCGTTCACGCCGTGATTGCGCCGAAAGACAAAAGCGCGGGGCTGAACGCCACCGTGAGCAAAGTGGCCTGCGGCGCGGCCGAAACCGTGCCCTACATCACCGTCACCAACCTCGCCCGCACCCTGCGCGAATTGAAAGAATACGGCATCTGGGTGGTCGGCACCGACATGGGCGGCGAGGCCGATCTCTACCACGCCAAACTGCCCGAAAGCATCGCATGGGTGATGGGCAACGAAGGCGAAGGCATGCGCCGCCTCACCCGCGAACATTGCGACATGCTCGTTTCCGTGCCCATGTTCGGCACGGTGGAAAGCATGAACGTATCGGTAACCGCGGGCATGGTGTTGAGCGAAACCCGCCGCCAACGGGTGTTGCAATCGGAACAATAA
- a CDS encoding DNA internalization-related competence protein ComEC/Rec2 — MALRFGLPFWIFGVLLSFALPVVPPLWVWTAVGCCAAVLFRRYRSLALLLLCLTVGAAYGVWRTEAALSQQWQTASAADLTVTVDDLPQREARRVRFTAVAEDEAGRQYRLVLSDYGLRDWPVGSRWQVRARVRPPVGEVNPAGFNREAWALAKGIDGLGTIGGERVLLAQGEAGRLLRMRDSVSRRWQQAAVVKPEFSDGQALMRALGIGEQTALDTGVWQAFRPLGLNHLVSISGLHVGMVALFAGWLAKLLLACLPFSLSKPRLWMVSAGVAAGIFYAGLAGFSVPTQRSVLMLAALAWAWWCGSGVSVWRGWWQALAAVLLVQPAAVLGAGFWLSFGLVAALLWVASGRLNGLGWRAVLRGQWAVSVLSVVILGAFFASVPLISPLVNAAAIPWFSWVLTPLALLGSILPWPRLHEFAAAAGEYTLRFLLWLAEYAPEYAVAEVPWPLVLLAVVAGGVLLLPKPTALRPWAALVLCGFVVYRKEPVQYGRVQMVVWDAGQGLSVLFQTAQHRLLFDTGTAPSAAMNILPALNAWGVRSLDALVLSHHDADHDGGFEAVARATRPKRLWAGQPQFYSGAESCDKGAWEWDGVHFEWLRPSEIVKADDNEQSCVLRVVAGGQAALVTGDLGKAGEKSLVEQYGGGLHSNVLVLGHHGSDTSSSGVFLNAVAPEYAVASSGYANAYRHPVKAVRDRVQAHDIVLLRTDWQGALRFELGAGGEVFGGPLRQRKPYWQKKPFDNAPY, encoded by the coding sequence ATGGCTTTGAGATTCGGTTTGCCGTTTTGGATTTTCGGCGTGTTACTGTCGTTTGCGTTGCCTGTCGTGCCGCCGTTGTGGGTCTGGACGGCGGTCGGTTGCTGCGCGGCCGTATTGTTTCGGCGTTACCGCAGTTTGGCTTTATTGCTGTTGTGTTTGACGGTTGGGGCGGCTTACGGTGTGTGGCGGACGGAAGCGGCGTTGTCGCAGCAATGGCAGACGGCTTCTGCGGCGGATTTAACCGTTACGGTGGACGATTTGCCGCAACGTGAAGCACGGCGTGTGCGTTTTACGGCCGTGGCGGAGGACGAAGCGGGCAGGCAGTACCGTTTGGTTTTGTCGGATTACGGTTTGCGCGATTGGCCGGTCGGCAGCCGCTGGCAGGTTCGCGCCCGCGTCCGGCCGCCGGTCGGGGAAGTGAATCCGGCCGGTTTTAACCGTGAAGCGTGGGCTTTGGCGAAGGGTATAGACGGCTTGGGTACGATTGGCGGCGAACGTGTTTTGTTGGCGCAGGGCGAGGCCGGTCGGTTGCTGAGGATGCGCGATTCGGTCAGCAGGCGTTGGCAGCAGGCGGCGGTGGTCAAGCCTGAATTTTCAGACGGCCAAGCGCTGATGCGGGCGTTGGGTATCGGCGAGCAGACGGCTTTGGATACGGGTGTGTGGCAGGCGTTCCGGCCTTTGGGTTTGAACCATTTGGTCAGTATTTCGGGATTGCATGTGGGTATGGTGGCGTTGTTTGCCGGTTGGCTGGCAAAGTTGCTGCTGGCGTGTTTGCCGTTTTCGCTGTCGAAGCCGCGTTTGTGGATGGTATCGGCAGGTGTGGCGGCCGGAATATTTTATGCCGGATTGGCTGGGTTTTCCGTGCCGACGCAGCGCAGTGTATTGATGTTGGCGGCGTTGGCTTGGGCTTGGTGGTGCGGCAGCGGCGTATCGGTTTGGCGCGGTTGGTGGCAGGCGTTGGCGGCCGTGCTGCTGGTTCAGCCTGCTGCGGTGTTGGGGGCGGGATTTTGGTTGTCGTTCGGTTTGGTGGCGGCACTGTTGTGGGTTGCGTCAGGCCGTCTGAACGGTTTGGGTTGGCGTGCCGTATTAAGGGGACAATGGGCGGTATCGGTGTTGTCGGTGGTGATATTGGGGGCATTTTTTGCTTCGGTGCCGCTGATCAGTCCTTTGGTGAATGCGGCGGCGATTCCGTGGTTTTCTTGGGTGTTGACGCCGTTGGCCTTGCTCGGCTCTATATTGCCTTGGCCCCGGTTGCATGAATTTGCGGCGGCGGCAGGGGAATACACGCTGCGGTTTTTGTTGTGGCTGGCGGAGTATGCGCCCGAATATGCGGTGGCGGAGGTGCCGTGGCCGTTGGTATTGCTGGCGGTGGTAGCCGGAGGTGTGCTGTTGCTGCCGAAGCCGACGGCGTTGCGGCCTTGGGCGGCGTTGGTGTTGTGCGGTTTTGTCGTGTATCGGAAAGAGCCTGTGCAATACGGGCGTGTGCAGATGGTGGTGTGGGACGCCGGGCAGGGTTTGTCGGTGTTGTTTCAGACGGCGCAACATCGCTTGTTGTTTGATACGGGGACGGCGCCGTCGGCCGCCATGAATATTTTGCCTGCGCTGAATGCTTGGGGCGTCCGCAGTTTGGATGCGCTGGTGTTGTCCCATCACGATGCCGACCATGACGGCGGTTTTGAAGCGGTTGCCCGTGCCACGCGGCCGAAACGCTTGTGGGCGGGGCAGCCGCAGTTTTATTCGGGCGCGGAAAGTTGTGATAAAGGAGCTTGGGAATGGGACGGGGTGCATTTCGAATGGTTGAGGCCGTCTGAAATTGTTAAGGCGGACGATAACGAGCAAAGCTGTGTATTAAGGGTGGTTGCCGGCGGACAGGCGGCTTTGGTCACGGGGGATTTGGGCAAGGCAGGGGAGAAAAGTCTGGTGGAACAATACGGCGGGGGTTTGCACAGCAATGTTTTGGTTTTGGGGCATCACGGCAGCGATACGTCGTCTTCCGGCGTGTTTTTAAATGCGGTGGCGCCTGAATATGCGGTGGCTTCGAGCGGTTATGCCAATGCTTACCGCCATCCGGTCAAAGCCGTGCGCGACCGTGTGCAGGCGCATGATATTGTGTTGCTGCGTACGGATTGGCAGGGCGCGTTGCGGTTTGAATTGGGCGCGGGCGGCGAGGTGTTTGGCGGACCTTTGCGGCAGCGCAAACCTTATTGGCAGAAAAAGCCTTTTGATAATGCTCCGTATTGA